DNA from Dokdonella koreensis DS-123:
GCGAGATCACCACGGTCTCGCCCAGGTGATGGGCGACCCAGCCGTACAGGATCGGCTCGCCCACCAGGTGCAGGCTGACCTGGGCCGTCGCGGTCGACGCCGCCAGGATCCCCTGGATCTGCGGGAAGATCGTCGCGTAGTCCACCAGGTGGTCGTAGAAGTCCACCTGGATCAGGGCCGAGCCGAGGTCGGTGTCGACGTAGAGCCCGTAGACCATCGGGTTGTTCAGCACCGCCTGGCGCAGCTCGTCGATCCCCTGGTCGGAAGTCGGCAGGTCCGGCCACATCATCGGCTGCGTCTCGATACCCTCGCTGGAAGCGTCCACGCGCTTGAGCTTCTTGGAGGCCAGCGAGGTGATCTGCATCGGGTTGACGCCGTCCACCTTCTGCAGCTCCAGCGTGATCCGGCGGATCTCGGCGAGGATCGGCGTCTTGAAGATGTCGCCGTCCTTCGAGCGGACCAGGATCGTCACCCGGTTGCTGGCGGCGAACGTGTCCTGGTAGGCGCTGTGCACCTGCACGTAGGGATGGTCGTGCGGCACCATGTCGCCGAAGCGCGTGCGGATGTCCAGCCGCGTCAGGCAGGCGGCGAAGAACACCGTGACGAGGGCGATGGCGATGCACACCGCCACCCGGTTGCGGATCGCCCACGATGAAACGGTGGCGGCGATGTCGAAGATGCGATTCATCGAGCGGATTCCTCCGGCCACGGCCGGTAGCGGCCGTCCGGCGTCAACAGGCCGATCGAGCGTCCGACCAGCACGGTGTCGCCGTTCGCCAGTTCGAACAGATGGCTGTAGTAGCTGCGTCCGAGGCCCGCGGCGGCCAGCGGCTGCCAGTCGCGAAGGCCGGACGATGAGGTGAACGCGGCGCCGCGATCGCCGATCGCCAGCCAGCGGCGCTCGCGCACCGCCACGTCGTAGAGGTGCTCGGTGGTGAACGCCGCCAGGCGCTGCCAGTGCAGTCCGCCGTCGGTGGTCGCGAAGGCCAGCCCGCGGTTGCCGACGGCCACGCCGTCCTGGCCGTGGAACGCCAGTGCGCGCAGGCTCTCCTCGCCCAGCTCGGCGACCTGCCAGGTCTCGCCACCGTCGTGGCTGCTCAGCAGGCGGCCGAACTCGGCGGCCACCCAGATCGACGCGCCGGGGCCTTCGCGGACGGCGTTGAACGCGACGTCGTCCTCTTCGCGCATCCGCGTCCACTGCGCGCCGTCGGCGTCGCCGCGGAACAAGGCGCCCATCTCGCCGACGACCCAGAAGTGCCCGCCGACGAAGGCGGCATCGAGCAGCTTGCCGCCGACCGCCGAGACCGGGAGCGTCTGCGGCGACCAGGTGCCGTCGCCGTCACCGGTCCACAGGCGCCCGCCGTTGCCGACCGCGACCACGCGGCCGCCGGGCGCAGCGGCGATCGCCTGCAGGTTGACCGCCGGTTCGAGCTGCCGGCGCTGCCAGGTGCCCGCGGCGCGATCGCCGGACAGGACCGCGCCGTGCTGGCCGACGATCCATGCGCGCTCTCCGAGCGCCGTACCGCCGAAGAACAGGTCGCGACTCTCGACCAGGGGCTGCGCCATCGGCTTGGATTCGGTCTGGACCTGGACGAACGCCGCGGCGTAGGCCAGACCGCCGATGATCGACCAGGGTGCGATGCGTGCCAGCCAGCCGGCTGCCCGTTCAATCATGACGAACCTCCGCGTGGCGGCGATGGGTGCGATCGAGCCAGCGGAACGCGTGGCCGCCGAGTGCGGCGTCCACGATCGCGCCGGCCTGCCGGACCGCATCGGTCAGCGCGGCCAGGTCGATGCCGGTCCGGAAGCCCATCGACTGCAGCATCAGCACCACGTCCTCGGTGGCCACGTTGCCGCTGGCACCGGGCGAGAACGGGCAGCCGCCGAGGCCGCCGATCGCGCTGTCGAACTCGCGCACGCCGCACTCCAGGGCGGCCAGCACGTTGGCCAGCGCCATGCCGCGCGTGTCGTGGAAATGGCAGGCGAACACGCCGGCGCCGTGGCGGCCGGCCAGTCGCGTCATCAGGTCGCGTACCCGTGCCGGATCGGCGGCGCCGATCGTGTCGGCGACGATCACCTTGCGGGCGCCGGCCCCGATCATCCGCTCGACCAGCCGCTCGACCGTCGCCGGCGGCGTGGGCCCCTCGAACGGGCATTCGAACGCGACGGCGACATAGGCCTGGCCTTCCACGCCGTCGGCCGCCGCACGCTGCATCAGGTCCGCGCAGACGGCCGTGGTCTCGTCCAGGCCGCTGTTGATGTTGCGCCGGTTCATCGTCTCGGTCGCCGACAGCACGACGGAGACGACGCCGGCGCCCGCGGCGCGCGCCAGTTCGTAGCCGCGCAGGTTGGGTACGAGGGCCGAGTAGCGGATCGCGTCCTTGTGCGGCAGCAGCGCGAACAGCCGGTCGCTGCCGGCCATCTGCGGCACCGCCTTGGGCGAGACGAAGCTGCCGGCCTCGATGCTGGCAATGCCGGCAGCAACCAGCCCCTCGATCAGTGCCAGGCGCTGCTCGACCGGAATCACGCGTGCCAGGCTCTGCAGGCCGTCGCGCGGACCGACCTCGTTGACGAGGACACGCTCCGGTGCGGTCATGCCACCACCCCGTCCGCGCGCAGGCGCTCGAGCTGGTCGGCGCCGTAGCCGAGTAGTCCGCCCAGTACCTCGGCGGTGTGCTCGCCGAGCTGCGGCGGCGGACCGAAGCGATCGCCGCCGTCGACCGACAGCTTGATCGGATTGCCCGGTGCCTCGACGCCGCCGGTGGCCGACGGAATCGTCACGACCATGTCGCGGTGGCGGATCTGCGGGTCCGACAGCGCCTCGCTGAACCGGTTGACCGGCGCGCACGGCACGCGGACGCGGGTGAGCTGCTCCACCCAGTGCGCAGTGGTCTGCGTCGAGAAGACCTCGTTGAGCTTCGCGTCGATCAGCGCCTTGTCGGCCAGCCGCCCTGGCTGGCCGGCGTAGCGCGGATCGCGGAACTCGGCCACGTCCAGCAGCTCGACCAGGCTGGTCCAGAAGCTGTCGAAGATGACCGCGACGATGATGAAGCCGTCCGACGTGCGGTAGGTGTTGTACGGCACGTGCACGAAATGGCCGTTGCCGAGCGGCTCGGGGTCCTCGCCGCTCATCAGGTGCATCGTGGCCATGTAGTTGAGCATGCTGACCTGGCAGTCGAGCATGCTGATGTCCACGTGCTGGCCGCGGCCGTGGCGATGGCGGGCCTGCAGCGCGGCGAGCACGCCCATCACCGCGAACATGCCGCCGCCGAGGTCGCCGATCGGGATGCCCGAGCGCATCGGCCGGCCGGCGTCCTCGCCGGTGATCGACATGCCGCCGCCGATGCCCTGCACCACCTGGTCGAACGCCGGGCGCAGGTAGTTGGGGCCGTCCTGGCCGAAGCCGGAGACCGAGCAGGTGATGATTCGCTCGTTGATGCCGCTCAGCTGCGCGTGGTCCAGGCCGAGCTTCTTCATCACGCCGGCACTGAAATTGTCGATGACCACGTCCGAGACGCGGACCAGGTCGTGGAACACCGCCACGCCCTCGGGCCGTTTCAGGTCGATGCAGACGCTCTTCTTGCTGCGGTTGAGCGTGATGAAGTACGCGCCCATGCCGTCGCGGGAATACTTCGGATCGGAGACCAGGAGATTGCGCGTCCCTTCGCCGTGGAGGGGCTCGACCTTGATGGTCTGCGCCCCCAGGTCGGCCAGGATCATGCCCGCGTAGGGACCCGACAGCATGTGGGTCAGGTCCAGTACGCGGATGCCCGCTAGCGCCTCGCTCATGTGGGTTCTCTTCCCTGTTGGTAGTCGTGGCGTGGCATGTCAGCGCAGGACGTTCTCGCCGCTCATGAACACGTAGTAGCGACGGAACTTGCCGTCCTCGACGTACCAGAAGTTGCAGTTGCTCAGGCGCGTCTCGCGGCCCTGCGCGTCCTTCAGGCGCACGTTGAAGCGGGCCGAGACGGTCTGGTTCTCGGGATCGGCGGTGACCTCGAAGTCGCCGTGCCAGATCTCCTCGAAGCCGGCGAACAGGTTCTCGAACATCCGGCGGATGCCGTCGATGCCGCTGTGGGTCAGGTGGTCGGTCTGGATCGTGACGGCGCAGTCGGCATGGCAGGTGGCCAGCACCGCGTCCATGTTCTTCTTGTCGACGTTGCCGAAGTAGTCGTTGACGGCCAGGTCGATCAGTTGCTGGCGGCTCAGCTTGGACATCGGGTGTTCTCCTCTGGGGATGGGGAAATGCGCCGGATCGTCAGCGCGCGAAGCCGTGGTACACGGCGTCGTTGGGGACTTGCGGCGGGGGATAGGCCTTCTTGCTGTGCGTCAGGCCCAGGGTCAGCAGCATCTCGCACAGCTTGTAGGCGACCTGGCCCGGGTTGATGACCGGCACCGGCAGGCGCTCGGCGAGGTAGGCGTGCGACTGGTGCATCGTGGTGGAACCGAGCACGATGACGTCGGCACCGTCCTCCTCGATCGCCCGCATCGCCTCGTGTTCGAGCTTCTTGAACACGACCTCTTCCTTGCCGGCCAGCAGCTCTTCCAGGTCCGGCCGCGTCTTGATCGAGCGCAGCGAGGCGACCCGCGGCCACAGGGCGTATTCGGTCAGCGTCTTCTCGTACAGCGGGAACCACTCGTCCCACATGGTCAGCACGCTGAACTTCTTGCCGAGCATGCAGGCCATGTGGAACGCGGCCTGCCCCGGCGCCACCACCGGGATCGACAGCCGGGAGCGCAGCGCCGCCAGGCCCGAATCGCTGACCGTGTCGATGCAGACCGCGGCGTAGCCTGCCTGCTCGGCGTCGAGCCCGGCCTGCGCCACCGAGAAATCCATCAGCAGCGTGTCGTAGGCGCTGTCGCCCAGCGCGGCGCCCTTGGCGACCGCCACGAACTGCGGCTCGAAACCCGGCAGCACCAGGCTCGCCGGCAACTGGGCGGCGCGGCCGGCGACACCCTCGGGCCCCATCGGAATCGGGATGATGATCTTGATGCGCGCAGTCACGATTGACTTCCCCCATTGTGCAGTGCAATATGTTTTGCTGCGGCGCAATGTGTCTGTCTTCGCCGCGGCTCGCCTGCATCTAGAGCAGCAACCGTGCCAATCCCGTTTTGTTCTTTTGTATCAAGGGGATGGCCGAATCGCCCGCGTCCGTGCGGGCGATTTCATTTTCAGAATGAAACCCCGTGATTGCAGTCCGGAAGCCCGTGATGGCGGCGCTTGTACGGGCGACGGCCGCCCGGCCGCGGGATTTCGCGCAACGGCACCGCCCCATCGCCTCTGCGCCAGGCGCCGAAGGCATGGCCGTGCGCGTGGTACTGCCCCAGGCCGGGCCGTGGCCGGCGGGCGCCCGATCGGCCGGCCGCCTCAGTCCCCGGTCTGGGCGTGCGGCGCTTCCAGCGGCTTGGATTCGGGCGACGTGTCCTGGCGCAGCACGATCGACAGCAGCACCAGCGCCAGTACCGCCAGGAACTCGCTCTGCCAGTTCTGGAACGACTCGAACCAGAACTCGGCGCTGCCCAGGTGCGCCGGCAGCGTGATCGGCGGCTGTCCCTGCAATGCACGCTCGTCCACGGCGTGGCGCCAGCTGCCGTAGAGGTGGCCCGCGAACGAGGCGGCGAACAATACGAACAGCGCCAGCGACAGCGAGGTGGCATAGAGCCGCCGCCACAGTCCGCCGCGCCGTACCGGCCACGGGCGCGGGCCGGCGTCCACCCTCCGCGCGTCCTCGGCCTCGTCCAGCGGACGCGACTCGGCCGATCCGCGCTGGCGCAGCCAGACCGTCAACAGCACGTAGGCGCCCATCTGCAGGAACTCGCTCTCCCAGTTCTCGAACGTCGCCGCGATGAAATGGCCGCTGTGTGCGTAGGCCGCCAGCCCGACCGGCGCCTGGCCGGCCTGCTGCAGCTGTGCGTTCCAGGCCAGGAAGCCGCTGGCGAACTGCCCCAGCAGGAACACCACGAAGAACGCCCCCAGTACCAGGGAAAGGCCGTTGGCTCGCCAGAACGAGACATGCGACGTCATGGACCGGTCTCCGCGCGACGGGATCGGGCGAGCTTGCAACCGCCGTACTGAACCCTGTGCCGAACGCCGCCGCGCACGCGTTTGCGACGCGCCGGCGCCGGGCGAGAGATCTCCCGGCCGGCCCCGAAGCGATAGGCCGATGCGAAGCGGCGCGCGGGGCCGTGCACTCCGAGCGCGGTACCGCGTTGTACCCGGCACACCCCCGGCCCGGAGCACCCCATGCCACTGCCCGCCCACCTCAAGCCGATCCTGGCCGCCTTGATTTCGCCCGCGGCGCAGGCCGCCGTCTTCTGCGTCGGCAGCCCGGCAGAGCTCGACGCAGCCTTGACCGTCGCGCGCGCCAACGGCGAGGCCGATGACGTGCGCGTGGTGGCCGGCACCTACGCGCTGGCCGCGCCGCTGGTCTATTCGACCCACCAGGCCTTCGCCTTGACGCTGTCGGGGCGCTGGAACGCCGGCTGCACCGCCCAGGCCGGCCCGAGCTCGATCCTCGACGGACAGGGCCAGCACCGCATCCTGTATGCGTTCTCGGATGCGACCGGCGACCTGGCGATCACCGACCTGGTCTTCAGCAACGGCCGCAACACCGGCGCGATCGCCGGCGGCGGCTTGTCGATCGAGACCAGCAGCCGCCGCGTGCAGGTCGAGCGGAACCTGTTCCACGGCAACCAGGACACCGGCAGCGCCGGCGCCGCGCGCATCGCGATCAGCACCTCGGACTTCGTGCTGGTACTGCGCAACAACCTCGTGCTCGGCAATCGCGCGCCGGAAGGCGGCGGCATCGTGCTGAACGTCAGCACCGGTCCGTCGGCGTTCGTCACCGGCAATACGATCCTCGCCAATACCGCCACGCTGCCCGGCGCGCTCTGCGGCGGCCTGTGCGTCGGCGGCGTGGCCGACTTCAGCATCAGCAACAACATCCTCTGGGGCAATGCCGGCGGGGACCTGCACCTGGGCAACATCGGCAGCGCGCGCCTGAGCAGCAACGACATCGGATCGCTGACCGGCCAGCCGCCCGCGCCCGGCAGTGGCGGCAACCTGTCGGTCCCGCCCGGCTTCGAGCCGGGGCTGCTCAGCACGCGGCTGGCGCCGGACTCGCCGCTGGTCAACCGCGGCGACCCGCAGGCCGCGGGCGGCCTCGGCGCGCTCGACGCGGCGCAGGCGCCGCGCCTGCAGGGCCGCAGCGTGGACATCGGCGCGTTCGAGACCGACGTGCTGCTGCGCGTACCGTTCGAGGCCACGCCGGACCCCTAGCGTCACGGCGGCCGCGGACGGCAGCACCCGCGTGCAATCGCGTCCCCGGCCTGCGTTGTACGGCCCATCCTCCTCCGCGAAGGCTCGCCATGTCGCTCCTCCCGCCACCGCTCCGGCCCCGCGCGCTGCGCCTCGCCTTCGCCCTGTCCGGCCTGCTGGCCGGCGCTGCCGTGCCGGCGGCGACACTGACCGTGGTCCATACCGGCGACAGCGGCGCCGGCTCGCTGCGCCAGGCGATCACCGATGCCAATGCGACATCCGACGCCGACACGATCGCCTTCGCGATCCCCGGCGCCGGCCCGTTCACGATCACCCCGGCGACGCGGCTGCCGAACCTGCGCGGCGTGCTGACGATCGACGGCTTCACCCAGCCCGGCAGTCACGCCAATACGCTGGCGCCGGACCAGGGCGGCCTCGACGCGGTGCCGATGATCCAGGTCACCGGTCCGGGCAACGGCTTCGGCTTCGTGCTGGAAGGCGGCAGCGCACCCGCCAGCGTCACGCTGCGCGGCCTGGTCATCAACGGCTTCGCGCCGCACATCGGGGGTGGCGCGGCGGGCGCGCGACTGACGCTCCACGGCTGCTACATCGGCACCACCGCGGACGGGACCGCCGCCGTCCCGAGCGCCTCGATGGCCTGCATCACGACCGCCGGGACGCTGCAGCTGGGTGGCACACTGCCGGCCCAGCGCAACCTGCTGGCCAACTGCGGCAACGGTGCGGTCGTCGCCGGCAACGGCGAGACCGTCATCGAGGGCAACCTGATCGGCACCGATGCCGGTGCCGGCAGGGCCCTGCCCGGCAGCATCGCCGGCAACGGCGCCGGCATCATCGTCAACGCCGGCTCGGGCAACCCGCGCCTGCGCATCGGCGGGGCGTCCGTCGCCGCGCGCAACCTGATCTCGGGCAACCACGGCAGCGGCGGCATCGCGCTGTTCGGCACGCTCGGCTTCGCCGCCTACGCGCAGTTCGAGATCCTCGGCAACTACATCGGCACCGACTGGACCGGCACGCGCGCGATCCCCAACGGCTATCCGGACACGCCGCGGTTCAGCGGCGGCATCGTGCTCTGGCGCGTGGCACAGGACGACTCGCCGGCGCCGATCGGCGGCGACGGCCCGGGCCAGGCCAACCTGATCGCCTACAACCACGGCGCCGGCATCCTCAGCCGCGAAGGGCGCATCGGCGAGAGCTTCGACAATCGCGGCAACCGGATCCAGCACAACCGCGGCATCGGCCGCACGAATGTCGACCTGGCGCCGGCCGGGCCCACGCCGAACGACCCCGCGGATGCCGACGCCGGCGCCAACGGCGGCCAGAACTGGCCGCAGATCGACGCCGCCGTGGTGGCCGGCGGCCAGCTGCAGGTGACCTACCGCGTCGACTCGTCTCCGCAGGCATCGGCCTATCCGCTGCGGGTGGACTTCTACGAGAACGTGCAGGGCGGCAACGGCGCGCTGCTGGGCCGGGACAGCTACCCGGCCGGCGCGGCGCAGCAGCCGCGCACGATCGTGCTGGCGCTGCCGCCCGGCGCGCGGGCGGTGCCGCTGGTGGCCGTGGCGACCGACGCCCGCGGCTATTCGAGCGAGTTCTCGCCGGCCTTCGGCGTGCTGTTCGAAGACGACTTCGAATGACGCATGCGCCTTCCACGCCGTCGTGGCGTGCGATCGGCACCTCCGATGGCGTTGTACCGGAGACCCCACACCGCTCGCGAGGCCGCCATGCGTCCGTCCTTCCTCTGTTGCGTCATCCTGCTCGTGGCTGCCGCCACCCCGGTCGCCCGGGCCGATACCACCTGGTGCGTCAACAACGCCACGAGCTTCCAGCAGGCGCTGAACGCGGCACGTGACGACGACACGATCATCAAGGTCTGGCGCGGCGAGTACGTCACGCTGGACATCCGGGGCGGCACCTTCCAGGACGACCTCGACCACAATCTCACGGTGCTGGGCGGCTATTCGGACGCCGCCTGCTCGGAGGCCGGCCGTTCGCTGGACCCGGCGCTGACGGTCTTCCGTCCGGTGACGATCGGCGGCGCCTACAGCTTCGATCTCTACGTCGACGGCGACCTGCTGCTCAAGTCGCTGACGCTGCGCGGCTACGGCCGCGGCGTGGACGTCGCCAGCACGACCAGCCTGTTCGGCAGCGACACGCGCTGGACACTGGACCGCGTGCGCATCGAGCGTTCCGGTGGTGCCCTCTTCGAGGGCGCGGCGCAGCGCGCCTTGCTGCTGGCGCCGGGCAACGACGCCTCGTTGCGCCTGCATCAGGTCGTCCTCGCCGACAACGCCAGCTCGGCCTCCGGCTGCTCGGCGCAGGTCTTCACCGAAGAAGACGTCGTCGTCCAGCAGAGCACGTTCGCGCGCAATGCCGGCACGGCGCTGTGCATCAACGGCGCCCCGGACGCGCCGCTGGACGTCGACAACACCATCTTCTGGAACAACGCGCTCGGACTGGCGGTGCATAACGTCAGCTCGGCGAACTTCCACCTGCGCCACAACACGCTCGACGGCACCGCGTTCACCGCCCTGCCGTCGATCGACGTCGGCAACAACAGCTTCGATCCGCAGTTCCTGGACCCGGCCGCCGGCGACTACCGGCTGGCCGGCACCTCGCCGGCGATCAACAGCGGCGTGATGCCGCCGAGCGGCGGGCAGACGGCGACCGACATCGTCGGCAACCCACGCGTGGTCGGTGGCATCGTCGACC
Protein-coding regions in this window:
- a CDS encoding CaiB/BaiF CoA transferase family protein, whose product is MSEALAGIRVLDLTHMLSGPYAGMILADLGAQTIKVEPLHGEGTRNLLVSDPKYSRDGMGAYFITLNRSKKSVCIDLKRPEGVAVFHDLVRVSDVVIDNFSAGVMKKLGLDHAQLSGINERIITCSVSGFGQDGPNYLRPAFDQVVQGIGGGMSITGEDAGRPMRSGIPIGDLGGGMFAVMGVLAALQARHRHGRGQHVDISMLDCQVSMLNYMATMHLMSGEDPEPLGNGHFVHVPYNTYRTSDGFIIVAVIFDSFWTSLVELLDVAEFRDPRYAGQPGRLADKALIDAKLNEVFSTQTTAHWVEQLTRVRVPCAPVNRFSEALSDPQIRHRDMVVTIPSATGGVEAPGNPIKLSVDGGDRFGPPPQLGEHTAEVLGGLLGYGADQLERLRADGVVA
- a CDS encoding WD40/YVTN/BNR-like repeat-containing protein gives rise to the protein MIERAAGWLARIAPWSIIGGLAYAAAFVQVQTESKPMAQPLVESRDLFFGGTALGERAWIVGQHGAVLSGDRAAGTWQRRQLEPAVNLQAIAAAPGGRVVAVGNGGRLWTGDGDGTWSPQTLPVSAVGGKLLDAAFVGGHFWVVGEMGALFRGDADGAQWTRMREEDDVAFNAVREGPGASIWVAAEFGRLLSSHDGGETWQVAELGEESLRALAFHGQDGVAVGNRGLAFATTDGGLHWQRLAAFTTEHLYDVAVRERRWLAIGDRGAAFTSSSGLRDWQPLAAAGLGRSYYSHLFELANGDTVLVGRSIGLLTPDGRYRPWPEESAR
- a CDS encoding aspartate/glutamate racemase family protein; this translates as MTARIKIIIPIPMGPEGVAGRAAQLPASLVLPGFEPQFVAVAKGAALGDSAYDTLLMDFSVAQAGLDAEQAGYAAVCIDTVSDSGLAALRSRLSIPVVAPGQAAFHMACMLGKKFSVLTMWDEWFPLYEKTLTEYALWPRVASLRSIKTRPDLEELLAGKEEVVFKKLEHEAMRAIEEDGADVIVLGSTTMHQSHAYLAERLPVPVINPGQVAYKLCEMLLTLGLTHSKKAYPPPQVPNDAVYHGFAR
- a CDS encoding DUF6766 family protein, giving the protein MTSHVSFWRANGLSLVLGAFFVVFLLGQFASGFLAWNAQLQQAGQAPVGLAAYAHSGHFIAATFENWESEFLQMGAYVLLTVWLRQRGSAESRPLDEAEDARRVDAGPRPWPVRRGGLWRRLYATSLSLALFVLFAASFAGHLYGSWRHAVDERALQGQPPITLPAHLGSAEFWFESFQNWQSEFLAVLALVLLSIVLRQDTSPESKPLEAPHAQTGD
- a CDS encoding nuclear transport factor 2 family protein — translated: MSKLSRQQLIDLAVNDYFGNVDKKNMDAVLATCHADCAVTIQTDHLTHSGIDGIRRMFENLFAGFEEIWHGDFEVTADPENQTVSARFNVRLKDAQGRETRLSNCNFWYVEDGKFRRYYVFMSGENVLR
- a CDS encoding hydroxymethylglutaryl-CoA lyase → MTAPERVLVNEVGPRDGLQSLARVIPVEQRLALIEGLVAAGIASIEAGSFVSPKAVPQMAGSDRLFALLPHKDAIRYSALVPNLRGYELARAAGAGVVSVVLSATETMNRRNINSGLDETTAVCADLMQRAAADGVEGQAYVAVAFECPFEGPTPPATVERLVERMIGAGARKVIVADTIGAADPARVRDLMTRLAGRHGAGVFACHFHDTRGMALANVLAALECGVREFDSAIGGLGGCPFSPGASGNVATEDVVLMLQSMGFRTGIDLAALTDAVRQAGAIVDAALGGHAFRWLDRTHRRHAEVRHD
- a CDS encoding choice-of-anchor Q domain-containing protein, producing the protein MPLPAHLKPILAALISPAAQAAVFCVGSPAELDAALTVARANGEADDVRVVAGTYALAAPLVYSTHQAFALTLSGRWNAGCTAQAGPSSILDGQGQHRILYAFSDATGDLAITDLVFSNGRNTGAIAGGGLSIETSSRRVQVERNLFHGNQDTGSAGAARIAISTSDFVLVLRNNLVLGNRAPEGGGIVLNVSTGPSAFVTGNTILANTATLPGALCGGLCVGGVADFSISNNILWGNAGGDLHLGNIGSARLSSNDIGSLTGQPPAPGSGGNLSVPPGFEPGLLSTRLAPDSPLVNRGDPQAAGGLGALDAAQAPRLQGRSVDIGAFETDVLLRVPFEATPDP